A single region of the Anopheles funestus chromosome X, idAnoFuneDA-416_04, whole genome shotgun sequence genome encodes:
- the LOC125761330 gene encoding beta-1,4-mannosyltransferase egh, with protein sequence MLNSTSKHVLHCALLFGLLIAFEIFCGGIKVKESSFVVIDPWEEYGTLQTIVLYMLRLLTFLTLPQVLFNFFGLVIYNAFPEKVILKGSPLLAPFICIRIVTRGDYSELVKTNVLRNMNTCLDTGLENFLIEVVTDKPIGLPKHRRTREIVVPKEYKTKTGAMFKARALQYCLEDTVNVLNNNDWVVHLDEETLLTENSVRGIINFVLDGKHPFGQGLITYANENVVNWLTTLADSFRVSDDMGKLRLQFKMFHKPYFSWKGSYVVTQVHAEKAVSFDNGIDGSVAEDCFFAMRAFAQGYTFNFIEGEMYEKSPFTLTDFLQQRKRWLQGILLVVRSASIPIRNKILLGISLCSWITMPLSTSNMIFAAIYPIPCPNLIDFVCAFIAGFNIYMYVFGVIKSFSLYRFGLVKFLACVLGALCTIPINVVIENVAVIWGLVGKKNKFYVVQKDVRALVTV encoded by the exons ATGCTAAACTCCACCTCCAAGCACGTACTGCACTGTGCGCTACTGTTCGGGCTGCTGATCGCGTTCGAGATCTTCTGCGGTGGCATCAAGGTGAAGGAAAGCTCGTTCGTCGTGATCGACCCATGGGAGGAGTATGGCACGCTGCAAACGATCGTGCTGTACATGCTGCGGCTGCTCACCTTCCTGACGTTGCCGCAGGTACTGTTTAACTTTTTCGGGCTCGTCATCTACAATGCGTTCCCGGAGAAGGTGATCCTGAAGGGTTCGCCGCTGCTCGCACCGTTCATCTGCATACGGATCGTAACGCGGGGCGACTACTCCGAGCTGGTGAAGACGAACGTGCTGCGCAACATGAACACCTGTCTCGACACTGGGTTGGAGAATTTTCTGATCGAGGTCGTCACGGACAAACCGATCGGGTTGCCGAAACATCGGCGAACGCGTGAGATTGTCGTGCCGAAGGAGTACAAGACGAAGACGGGCGCCATGTTTAAGGCGCGCGCGTTACAGTACTGTCTGGAGGATACGGTGAACGTGCTGAACAACAACGATTGGGTGGTGCATCTCGACGAGGAAACGCTGCTGACGGAGAACAGTGTGCGGGGCATTATCAATTTCGTGCTGGATGGCAAACACCCGTTCGGGCAGGGTTTGATAACGTACGCGAACGAGAATGTGGTCAACTGGTTGACGACGCTTGCCGATAGCTTCCGCGTATCGGACGATATGGGCAAGCTGCGTCTGCAGTTTAAGATGTTCCACAAACCGTACTTCAGCTGGAAGGGTAGTTACGTGGTAACGCAG GTCCACGCAGAGAAGGCGGTTTCGTTCGATAACGGTATCGATGGTTCGGTGGCGGAAGATTGCTTCTTTGCTATGCGTGCGTTCGCCCAGGGCTACACATTCAACTTCATCGAGGGTGAGATGTACGAGAAATCCCCGTTCACGCTGACCGACTTTCTACAGCAGCGGAAACGCTGGCTCCAGGGCATCCTGCTCGTGGTCCGGTCGGCCTCCATCCCGATCCGCAACAAGATCCTGCTCGGTATCAGTCTCTGCTCGTGGATCACGATGCCACTGTCCACGTCCAATATGATCTTTGCCGCTATCTATCCGATCCCGTGCCCGAACCTGATCGATTTCGTGTGCGCATTTATCGCCGGTTTCAACATCTACATGTACGTGTTCGGTGTGATCAAATCGTTCTCGCTGTACCGGTTCGGGTTGGTTAAGTTTCTTGCGTGCGTGCTCGGCGCCCTGTGCACCATCCCGATCAACGTTGTGATCGAGAATGTGGCCGTCATATGGGGGCTGGTCGGCAAGAAGAACAAATTCTACGTGGTGCAGAAGGATGTGCGGGCGCTCGTTACCGTTTAG